aaaaagaaaaaaaaagtgaaagaaagaCTGGAATTGAATTTCTTTATTTCAGTAATTATATTAAAAGAAGCAAGGAATACATAACATAAAGATAAACCCCGCAGCAACAAAGCTGGAGAGCAGCAACAAAGGAAACAGAGATTGTTTACAACTATAAAAATaccactcacacacacacacacacacacacacacacacacgcacacgaaATATTAATGCAAAGCAAAATCACTCTTCCTGGTCATCTTCCTCTCTGTATCTCTCTGTCTCTTTCACCTCTTGCAGACAATCCCCTGAATTCCATCTTGAGCTCCACAAGCAACCGTCGGCGGATCCTCAATCTCAGCACCCTCCCTCTTGAGCCCGAACTTCGAGACGGCACAGTCCGTCGCAAACAGATGCGAGGTCGAGTACTTCTCCGCACCACCCATGACCGGCATCGGGACGCCGATCTTAACTGGACTGCGATAACCCGGCACGTAGGTCTGGCCCAGAACCCCGCTCACCGAGTTGCTCAGTGAACTGAACTTGAAGCTGAGCTCCAGATGAGCAAAGCAGTCGTCCTCCGTAATGCCGTACCCATGAATTCTCGATTCTTCTTCGGTGATGGGCACCACTCTCACTCCGATCTTCACCACGCCCACCACTTCAGCCACGATCGAGTTCGTCTCCCCAACACGTTTGATCTGCAAGTCGCCCTCCGGCGACGTCCACATCTCGCCGTCGCCCGACGGGATGTTGATGTCTGCTCCATTGAATTGCACGTGCATGTTGTCGTCGGATCCGTGCCAGGTCGCGACCTTTCTTGCGCCAACGTAGAACTGCTGCGAGCCGAACAAGACGCCAATGGACTGGACCCAGGTGAAGTCCCTCCCCTTGCCTTGCTTTCCAATGAAATGCGCGTTGACATGGATGTCGGAATCGGTGACGAGGCAGAAGTCCTTGTTTTTCTTTCCGTGGAAGTAGAACTTGATGCCGTCTCCACCGATGAAGCGCGGGTCATGGCACACCGCTCCCGGCTTATCGCAAGCTGATCATGTACGTGCACAACCAAGATTTTACATGCATGTAACtcgataaataaataagaaggaaaaaaaaaaacaaaaaaaaaaaaagcccggATCCTACCGAAAATATAGATAGTGCAATTTACAGTAAGTATCTCTTTCTAATTAGATATTCTACCAACTCGGATATTacaataaaaaacttaaaaatacagATTAGTGCCGGC
This genomic window from Ananas comosus cultivar F153 linkage group 3, ASM154086v1, whole genome shotgun sequence contains:
- the LOC109708187 gene encoding uncharacterized protein LOC109708187, whose translation is MKYFLQVLLVALISCFFCGHVNAGTAKCMNTYSYCYGKLFNCPQGCPNQCEVDCNTCKPYCPCDKPGAVCHDPRFIGGDGIKFYFHGKKNKDFCLVTDSDIHVNAHFIGKQGKGRDFTWVQSIGVLFGSQQFYVGARKVATWHGSDDNMHVQFNGADINIPSGDGEMWTSPEGDLQIKRVGETNSIVAEVVGVVKIGVRVVPITEEESRIHGYGITEDDCFAHLELSFKFSSLSNSVSGVLGQTYVPGYRSPVKIGVPMPVMGGAEKYSTSHLFATDCAVSKFGLKREGAEIEDPPTVACGAQDGIQGIVCKR